In uncultured Bacteroides sp., the following proteins share a genomic window:
- a CDS encoding GH92 family glycosyl hydrolase, with the protein MRSLYIFLLCFFCRFSVVEAQILLQQYVDTRVGTSASTTQAAGKFGKHTEEYGQTLPAVLVPHGMNFWTPQTQDTERKCIAPYYYRDNKLQGFRNSHWIVGGCTQDYGSMTLMTVVGNLKTTPEERACTFSHEKEVSTPSYYSVYLEDYHAQAEMTAQSRSAMFRFTYDEEGMAYLVVNPNSDEGEGYIEIDLEKHEIRGYNPAHRIYQGWGEPTGFSGYFVVRFEKEPSTYGVCQGNLVYLKQKSIGKQNNIGAFVGFKVAPHEKVLVKAASSFTDMEGALRNLDKEMPHWNFDQTRKQLEKCWENQLSKLKVESDSKKEKEKFYGALYRASFLPRVFNDVDGRYPSFSKGTPIRQTKAGDYYDDYSMWDTYRTLHPLLTIIDAKREGEMVQSLVEKYKQGGWLPIFPCWNSYTAAMIGDHCISVIGDAYVKGIKGFDVETAYEAMRKNAFQTPASFEDYKNGMGRRALTSYLKYGYIPLEDSVPEAYHMNEQVSRTLEYAYDDYVLAQVAKGLGKVADYKLLAKRANNWQNVIDPRTGYAQGRHSDGTFLNEDNAFNFARFVTEGAPCHYTWYVPQDVKGLANWMGGKNKFISKLDSMFSEFRYWHGNEPCHQIAYLFNYVGEPWKTQKQISHIRNTEYLNAPGGLSGNDDAGQMSAWYVFSALGFYPVCPGNPYYVIGSPAFAKATIKQENGKVFIVKACGVSDQNIYIQSATLNGKRFDKSYITHKQILEGGTLEFMMGATPNKSWAAKKENCPPSISK; encoded by the coding sequence ATGAGGAGCTTATATATTTTTTTACTGTGTTTCTTCTGTCGTTTCAGTGTAGTCGAGGCTCAAATTCTGCTGCAACAATATGTTGATACTCGCGTGGGTACATCTGCAAGTACAACTCAAGCCGCAGGGAAGTTTGGCAAACATACAGAAGAATACGGACAAACATTACCCGCTGTATTAGTGCCTCATGGCATGAATTTTTGGACACCACAAACACAGGATACAGAGCGAAAATGTATTGCTCCTTATTACTACAGAGACAACAAGTTACAAGGATTCCGCAATTCGCATTGGATTGTGGGAGGATGTACGCAGGATTATGGCAGCATGACCTTGATGACCGTAGTTGGGAATTTGAAGACTACTCCCGAAGAAAGAGCTTGTACTTTTTCGCATGAAAAAGAAGTTTCTACTCCGTCTTATTATTCAGTTTATCTGGAAGATTATCATGCACAGGCAGAAATGACCGCCCAATCCCGTTCTGCTATGTTTCGTTTTACTTATGATGAAGAGGGTATGGCCTATCTGGTGGTCAATCCAAACAGTGATGAAGGGGAGGGTTATATTGAAATAGATTTAGAGAAACATGAGATTAGGGGTTACAATCCCGCTCATCGTATCTATCAAGGGTGGGGAGAACCCACTGGATTTAGCGGCTATTTTGTAGTACGCTTTGAGAAAGAACCATCAACGTATGGTGTTTGCCAGGGAAACTTGGTCTATTTAAAACAGAAATCGATAGGAAAACAAAATAATATTGGAGCGTTTGTTGGCTTCAAGGTAGCTCCTCATGAGAAGGTTTTGGTGAAAGCTGCATCTTCTTTTACCGATATGGAAGGTGCTTTGAGGAATCTTGATAAAGAAATGCCTCATTGGAACTTTGACCAAACCCGCAAGCAACTGGAAAAGTGCTGGGAAAATCAACTCTCCAAACTGAAAGTGGAGAGCGATAGTAAGAAAGAAAAGGAAAAATTCTACGGAGCTTTGTATCGTGCTTCGTTTCTGCCGCGTGTTTTTAATGATGTTGATGGACGTTATCCTTCTTTTTCCAAAGGTACTCCTATTCGTCAAACAAAGGCAGGTGATTATTATGATGATTATAGTATGTGGGATACCTATCGGACTTTGCATCCACTGCTGACAATTATCGATGCTAAGCGAGAAGGAGAGATGGTGCAGTCTTTGGTGGAAAAATATAAGCAGGGTGGTTGGTTACCTATCTTTCCGTGTTGGAATAGCTACACAGCAGCTATGATTGGTGACCATTGTATCTCGGTTATTGGCGATGCTTATGTAAAAGGCATAAAAGGATTTGATGTTGAGACTGCTTATGAAGCTATGAGGAAGAATGCTTTTCAGACACCAGCTTCATTCGAAGATTATAAAAATGGTATGGGACGTCGTGCGTTGACTTCTTATCTGAAATATGGATATATTCCTTTAGAGGATTCTGTACCGGAGGCATATCATATGAATGAACAGGTATCTCGTACACTGGAATATGCTTATGATGATTATGTGCTGGCACAAGTGGCTAAAGGACTGGGGAAAGTTGCAGATTATAAGTTGTTGGCTAAACGGGCAAACAATTGGCAGAATGTGATTGATCCCAGAACCGGATACGCACAAGGACGACATTCTGATGGAACGTTTCTGAATGAAGATAACGCGTTCAACTTTGCCCGGTTTGTTACTGAAGGTGCACCATGTCATTATACATGGTATGTTCCGCAAGATGTAAAGGGGCTAGCTAATTGGATGGGCGGTAAAAATAAATTTATAAGCAAGCTGGATTCGATGTTTAGTGAATTTCGTTATTGGCACGGCAATGAGCCTTGTCATCAGATAGCATATCTTTTTAACTATGTGGGTGAGCCTTGGAAAACTCAAAAGCAAATTAGCCATATTCGTAACACTGAATATCTGAATGCTCCGGGTGGTTTGTCTGGTAATGATGATGCAGGTCAGATGTCTGCCTGGTATGTATTCTCTGCATTGGGATTTTATCCTGTTTGTCCGGGTAATCCATATTATGTGATAGGTTCGCCGGCATTTGCAAAGGCTACTATCAAACAGGAGAATGGAAAGGTATTTATAGTAAAGGCTTGCGGTGTGTCAGATCAGAATATTTATATTCAGTCGGCAACGCTTAATGGCAAAAGGTTTGATAAGAGTTATATAACTCATAAACAAATACTCGAAGGTGGAACACTCGAATTCATGATGGGAGCTACTCCTAATAAAAGCTGGGCTGCCAAAAAAGAGAATTGTCCGCCATCTATATCGAAATAA
- a CDS encoding glycosyl hydrolase family 28 protein, with the protein MKKYILISLFLLFTFSAWGRDYNIVTQGKAVGDGKTLNTKLIQQAIDQLAKKGGGRIVFPKGIYLTGCIRLKSGVDLNLEREAVLLGSTNPDDYYPLEEAKDNAKANDNSKLALILGYNVKNITLNGEGTIDGQGLELALNIDSLHHAGVRIDSHYNMRRMRTSETVRPKLFLLSECGNISITGLHLRNSACWGLTFDLCSDLVIDQVCMENRAYWNNDGFDITDCRRVRITRCNVNAADDGICLKSYHPTACNDSIYIADCEVRSSASAIKFGTASWGGFKNITIDNIRVFDTFRSAIAIESVDGGNIENINVSRITAKNTGNALFIRLGHRAGERVGTIKNISIKDMNVEIPFDRPDISYDLRGPEVDFFHNPFPSPIVGIPGHYIEGVHLENIEITCPGRATKGMAYIPLTRLNQVPEQIDKYPEFSMFGELPSWGFYIRHVKDITFRNVKLNLSKSDFRPAIILDDVKGEYMEQISLPQEKKEFIIRVNN; encoded by the coding sequence ATGAAGAAATATATTTTAATAAGTCTGTTTTTATTGTTTACCTTTTCTGCATGGGGGCGGGATTATAATATTGTGACCCAAGGAAAAGCTGTAGGCGATGGCAAAACACTAAATACAAAATTAATTCAGCAGGCAATAGATCAGTTAGCTAAAAAAGGAGGCGGAAGAATTGTTTTTCCAAAAGGAATTTATCTTACTGGTTGCATACGATTGAAATCAGGTGTAGATCTGAATTTAGAGAGAGAGGCTGTCTTGCTGGGAAGCACAAATCCGGATGATTATTATCCTTTAGAGGAAGCCAAAGACAATGCCAAGGCTAACGACAATTCAAAGCTAGCTCTGATTCTTGGATATAATGTTAAAAATATAACTTTGAATGGAGAGGGTACTATTGATGGTCAAGGACTGGAACTGGCTTTAAATATAGACAGTCTGCATCATGCTGGGGTAAGGATAGATTCACATTACAATATGCGTAGGATGCGTACTAGCGAAACGGTCAGACCAAAATTGTTTCTCTTGTCGGAGTGCGGGAATATTTCTATCACTGGATTGCATTTGAGAAATAGTGCTTGCTGGGGATTGACGTTCGATCTTTGTTCTGATTTGGTCATTGATCAAGTGTGTATGGAAAACCGGGCTTATTGGAATAATGATGGTTTCGATATTACAGATTGTCGTCGGGTGAGAATAACCCGTTGTAATGTAAATGCAGCTGATGACGGTATTTGTCTGAAATCATATCATCCTACTGCCTGCAACGATAGTATATATATTGCCGATTGCGAAGTTCGTAGTAGTGCAAGTGCCATTAAGTTTGGCACTGCCTCATGGGGTGGCTTCAAAAATATTACTATAGATAATATCCGCGTGTTTGATACGTTTCGTTCAGCTATTGCTATTGAATCGGTTGACGGAGGCAACATTGAGAATATAAATGTTAGCCGGATTACAGCAAAGAACACGGGCAATGCTCTCTTTATCCGATTAGGACACCGGGCTGGTGAGCGTGTTGGAACAATAAAGAATATTTCTATAAAGGACATGAATGTGGAGATTCCTTTTGATAGGCCGGATATCAGTTACGATCTTCGTGGACCAGAAGTTGATTTCTTCCACAATCCTTTTCCTTCTCCTATTGTGGGCATACCAGGACACTATATAGAAGGTGTTCACCTGGAGAATATTGAAATTACCTGTCCGGGGAGAGCGACAAAGGGTATGGCATATATACCGCTGACTCGTCTGAATCAAGTTCCCGAGCAGATTGATAAATATCCTGAATTCAGTATGTTTGGAGAACTACCTTCTTGGGGATTCTATATACGTCATGTTAAGGATATTACATTCAGAAATGTAAAGCTGAATCTGTCGAAATCCGATTTTCGGCCGGCTATCATACTTGACGATGTGAAAGGAGAATATATGGAACAGATTTCTCTTCCACAGGAAAAGAAAGAGTTTATAATCAGAGTAAACAACTAA
- a CDS encoding glycosyl hydrolase family 28 protein — protein sequence MRIKILLALLGLGLLTACHHKGTDFDIRDFGAEGDSITDNAKAIQKAINACNEAGGGRVIIPGDGVYMTGPFTVASYVDLHLEANAKLLANPDEKVYKTSAFRDNKGEGMLWISGKNIEQFSISGKGKIDGNGVAFMGKELEDSYELKPVHVFDPRPHLLTLINGKNIRIKDVVIGNSAYWTVHLLGCNDVVVDGVSVLNNLKIRNGDGIDVDHSKNVRISNCFIESGDDCICLKNRREYEELGPCENIAVTNCTMTSRSCAIKIGSENMDRISHVVVDNCVIRNSNRGIGIQNRDEGTVENVIFSNIVVDCKFFSGVWWGKAEPIYVTAYTRKAGDHKDAGWRFPKGMADYQVGAVTNISFNNIKCESENGVFVGADTKDKIQNIYFDQVDLMICKRTNFEGGIYDKRPCNGTEFVKGKTYGFYFDNASNVTIRNSSVRWGDTRPAYFADTMFSQNVDGLVTFNLK from the coding sequence ATGAGAATAAAGATTTTATTAGCCCTTCTGGGGTTAGGACTTTTGACCGCCTGTCACCATAAAGGTACTGATTTTGATATACGTGATTTTGGTGCGGAAGGAGATAGTATCACTGATAATGCTAAGGCTATTCAGAAAGCAATCAATGCCTGCAACGAGGCTGGAGGCGGTCGTGTTATTATTCCAGGTGATGGTGTGTACATGACCGGTCCGTTTACTGTAGCATCCTATGTTGATCTTCATCTGGAGGCAAATGCCAAATTACTGGCTAATCCGGATGAGAAGGTTTATAAAACAAGTGCTTTCCGAGACAATAAAGGTGAAGGAATGTTGTGGATTAGCGGAAAGAATATAGAACAATTCTCTATCAGCGGTAAGGGCAAGATTGATGGAAATGGTGTAGCCTTTATGGGTAAGGAATTAGAGGATTCTTATGAATTGAAGCCTGTACATGTTTTTGATCCTCGTCCGCATTTACTGACTCTGATTAATGGAAAGAATATTCGTATTAAAGATGTTGTTATTGGAAATTCAGCTTATTGGACTGTACACTTGTTGGGTTGCAATGATGTGGTTGTTGATGGTGTAAGTGTTTTGAATAACCTGAAAATACGTAACGGAGATGGTATTGATGTAGATCATTCTAAGAATGTGCGCATTAGTAATTGTTTTATTGAGTCGGGTGATGATTGTATCTGTCTGAAGAATCGCCGTGAATATGAGGAGTTAGGTCCGTGCGAGAATATTGCGGTGACCAACTGTACCATGACTTCTCGCTCTTGCGCCATCAAAATTGGTTCAGAGAATATGGACAGAATCAGTCATGTTGTGGTTGATAATTGTGTTATAAGAAACAGTAACAGGGGGATTGGAATTCAGAATCGTGATGAAGGTACGGTAGAGAATGTTATCTTTTCTAATATTGTGGTGGACTGTAAGTTCTTCTCAGGCGTATGGTGGGGAAAGGCCGAGCCTATTTATGTGACAGCCTATACGCGTAAAGCTGGTGATCACAAGGATGCAGGCTGGCGTTTTCCAAAAGGAATGGCCGATTATCAGGTAGGAGCTGTTACTAACATAAGTTTCAATAATATTAAGTGTGAAAGTGAGAACGGAGTATTCGTGGGCGCTGATACAAAAGATAAGATTCAGAATATTTATTTCGATCAAGTGGATTTGATGATTTGCAAACGTACTAACTTTGAAGGTGGCATTTATGATAAACGTCCTTGCAATGGAACTGAATTTGTGAAGGGAAAAACTTACGGATTCTATTTTGATAATGCATCCAATGTGACTATTCGTAACTCTTCCGTACGTTGGGGAGATACTCGTCCGGCTTACTTTGCCGATACAATGTTTAGTCAGAACGTGGATGGCTTGGTTACTTTCAATTTGAAATAA
- a CDS encoding metallophosphoesterase: protein MKKYALVLFCLVILCSEVSGRGYCFSVNDDKTVRLAVLSDVHLQDTSYVRSMDSQLHSTRLFNENYFAFLAALDDIARRDIHYILLPGDLTDDGQLINVRKVHEILNSYSARHNMHFLVMTGNHDPSRPFAIHDSLGGMERCGFKEIHNEWASFGFWPQKEYLFWATPFSTYSYENYNYEEAVQQADRSKRTYVYEGKKPAVPDGSYLVEPIKGLWVLAIDASVYRPQVVKGDSIQAFEGAKGGYNDVLKVKPYLLPWITKVAAEAKKYGKKLIAFSHYPMADYNDGAAHYIDDIAAPGKFDVHRFPDPAIAGLLADAGVTLHFGGHIHMNDEEVYVSKKGNRLWNVQVPSTAGYIPAYDIVSLHKNGKTEVETIPLDSVKEFNCFFPRYRAEYDSLKQAGAQNLWNESVLNSKNYRQFCEAHLRELTRLRYIPNDLKPVAGNSFAPMTASELFAYAGIKETKPADWTGFDMVVDFYKLRFGGKLALKDIDSQRLEQYKKIAGKLIRRKSVTDFDRFLVSFCRVFLAHLEE from the coding sequence GTGAAAAAATATGCATTAGTGTTGTTTTGTCTGGTAATCCTCTGCTCTGAAGTTTCGGGCAGGGGTTACTGTTTTTCTGTAAATGATGATAAGACGGTAAGGCTTGCAGTATTGTCGGATGTTCATTTGCAAGATACTTCTTATGTCCGTTCCATGGACTCTCAACTGCATTCCACCCGTTTGTTCAACGAAAATTATTTTGCCTTTCTGGCTGCTCTTGATGATATAGCGCGACGAGATATCCATTACATTCTTCTACCTGGTGACCTGACTGATGACGGACAATTAATAAATGTGCGCAAGGTGCATGAGATTCTCAATTCATACTCAGCCCGTCATAATATGCACTTCTTGGTGATGACAGGTAATCATGATCCGTCTCGACCTTTTGCTATTCATGATTCCTTGGGTGGTATGGAGCGATGTGGTTTTAAAGAGATACATAACGAGTGGGCTTCGTTTGGTTTCTGGCCACAAAAAGAGTATCTGTTTTGGGCAACTCCTTTCAGTACTTACAGTTATGAAAATTATAATTATGAAGAGGCTGTCCAACAAGCTGACAGGAGTAAACGGACTTATGTTTATGAAGGAAAGAAACCGGCCGTTCCTGATGGAAGTTACTTAGTGGAGCCGATAAAGGGATTGTGGGTGCTGGCTATTGATGCTTCAGTTTACCGTCCGCAAGTCGTTAAAGGTGATAGTATACAGGCTTTTGAAGGAGCAAAGGGAGGATATAATGATGTGCTGAAAGTGAAACCTTATCTCTTGCCTTGGATAACAAAAGTAGCTGCCGAGGCTAAAAAGTATGGAAAGAAATTGATAGCTTTCAGTCATTATCCCATGGCGGACTATAATGACGGGGCAGCCCATTATATTGACGATATTGCTGCTCCCGGTAAGTTTGATGTGCATCGTTTTCCTGATCCTGCCATTGCCGGGTTACTGGCAGATGCAGGTGTGACACTTCATTTTGGCGGTCATATCCACATGAACGATGAAGAAGTGTATGTGTCGAAGAAAGGTAACCGCTTGTGGAATGTGCAGGTTCCCTCAACAGCCGGATATATACCTGCTTATGATATTGTTTCGTTGCATAAGAATGGAAAGACGGAAGTTGAGACTATTCCATTAGACTCTGTGAAAGAGTTCAATTGTTTCTTTCCTCGCTACCGGGCAGAGTACGATTCTTTAAAGCAAGCTGGTGCACAGAACTTATGGAACGAATCGGTACTAAACTCAAAAAACTATAGACAGTTTTGCGAGGCTCATTTAAGAGAACTGACTCGCTTACGCTATATCCCTAATGATTTAAAACCTGTGGCGGGAAACTCTTTTGCTCCGATGACAGCATCAGAATTATTTGCCTATGCGGGTATTAAAGAAACGAAGCCTGCTGACTGGACTGGTTTTGATATGGTGGTTGATTTCTATAAGCTCCGTTTTGGCGGCAAACTAGCGTTGAAGGATATTGATTCTCAGCGATTGGAACAGTACAAAAAGATTGCAGGAAAGCTAATCCGGAGAAAGTCGGTGACTGATTTTGACAGATTCCTCGTAAGTTTCTGTCGTGTCTTCCTTGCACATCTGGAGGAATGA
- a CDS encoding RagB/SusD family nutrient uptake outer membrane protein, with amino-acid sequence MKKYIKNTLFAGLLLSSATACTNLDVDVKSTYTSYPNSEIATEAKMADLYYGFRGALGRRFTEAAWLSSDEFTAVTYGGNWYDGGNYVHSTLHMTNPDDAHVDWLGDITGAITKCNQAIVDLGGDNATDESIAKALTMRAFYHFIFIDMFGDAPILDHVVGANEAIDRSPRADVAAFIEKDLLRAINSGGLSENVDASTYGKPTKWMAKALLVKLYLNWAVYTSGDVANYVPTLANSKLNDVVKYCDDIINSGKFNLSDSYRKKFMPNNGPQIKDFIYAMPYDNATAQGMTYARFQYWPKFNNDGGSGAGLFGISISKNAGGIFTITPEAADRFSLKGDERNDIILKDSLYTYNISTFAKTTTPYMFNNGQRVVLTKNVTLLIPGDASMNVGDDFKGWNQGYRCIKWGIQAADYDTYNRNQSNDVPIFRYADILLMKAEAILRGATATNGDTPMSLFNQIRSYVKAPTLTTSPTLQDILDERGREFFSEMWRRNDLIRFGQFENDWGLKHVVNPAAKTQKWRRIFPISRGVMNSNTNWKQNTGY; translated from the coding sequence ATGAAAAAATATATTAAAAATACCTTATTTGCAGGTTTGCTGTTATCATCAGCAACGGCCTGTACCAATTTGGATGTAGATGTAAAGTCTACCTATACTTCTTATCCGAATTCCGAAATTGCAACCGAGGCAAAGATGGCGGATTTATACTATGGTTTCCGTGGCGCTTTGGGACGTCGTTTTACTGAAGCAGCATGGCTATCTTCTGATGAATTTACGGCAGTTACTTATGGTGGTAACTGGTATGACGGCGGTAATTATGTTCATTCTACGCTTCACATGACTAATCCGGATGATGCACATGTCGATTGGCTTGGTGATATCACTGGAGCCATTACCAAATGTAATCAGGCTATTGTAGACCTTGGAGGCGACAATGCAACAGATGAATCTATCGCAAAAGCTTTGACAATGCGTGCTTTCTATCATTTCATCTTTATAGATATGTTTGGCGATGCGCCTATTTTGGATCATGTTGTTGGAGCTAATGAGGCAATTGATCGTTCTCCACGTGCTGATGTAGCAGCCTTTATAGAGAAAGATCTACTTCGTGCCATTAATTCCGGCGGCTTGTCCGAAAATGTTGATGCTTCGACTTATGGAAAGCCTACTAAATGGATGGCTAAGGCTCTTCTTGTAAAGCTGTATCTAAATTGGGCTGTTTACACTAGCGGTGATGTTGCTAATTATGTGCCCACTTTGGCAAACTCTAAACTTAATGATGTAGTAAAATACTGTGATGATATAATTAATAGCGGTAAGTTTAATCTGAGTGATAGTTATCGCAAGAAATTCATGCCGAATAATGGTCCTCAGATTAAGGATTTTATCTATGCTATGCCTTATGATAATGCAACAGCACAAGGTATGACATACGCCCGATTCCAATACTGGCCTAAATTCAATAATGATGGAGGAAGTGGTGCTGGTTTGTTCGGCATATCAATTTCAAAGAATGCCGGTGGTATTTTTACAATTACACCTGAAGCGGCCGATCGCTTCTCTCTGAAAGGAGACGAACGTAATGATATCATTTTGAAAGATTCGCTTTATACTTATAATATTTCAACCTTTGCTAAAACCACAACGCCTTACATGTTTAATAATGGGCAGCGTGTAGTGCTTACAAAAAATGTTACTTTACTTATACCGGGTGATGCCTCTATGAATGTAGGTGATGATTTTAAGGGTTGGAATCAGGGTTACCGTTGTATCAAGTGGGGCATTCAGGCTGCTGATTATGACACCTATAACCGTAACCAAAGTAACGATGTGCCTATTTTCCGTTATGCAGATATTCTGCTGATGAAGGCTGAAGCTATTCTTCGCGGTGCAACAGCTACCAACGGCGATACTCCTATGAGTTTGTTCAATCAGATTCGCAGTTATGTAAAAGCTCCTACATTAACCACATCTCCTACTTTGCAAGATATTCTTGACGAACGTGGACGTGAGTTCTTTAGTGAGATGTGGCGTCGCAATGACTTGATCCGTTTTGGTCAATTCGAAAATGATTGGGGGTTGAAACATGTTGTAAATCCAGCTGCCAAAACTCAGAAATGGCGTCGTATATTCCCAATTTCTAGAGGTGTTATGAACTCTAATACCAATTGGAAACAAAACACTGGATACTAA